The following proteins are co-located in the Mesorhizobium sp. M1E.F.Ca.ET.045.02.1.1 genome:
- the murD gene encoding UDP-N-acetylmuramoyl-L-alanine--D-glutamate ligase — protein sequence MIPAASFSGKRVSLFGLGGSGIATAHALIAGGAEILAWDDNPDSVAKAAAAGIATGDLRAADWSRFAAFVLSPGVPLTHPKPHWAVELARGAGVEVIGDIELFCRERNQRAPSAPFIAITGTNGKSTTTALTAHILKSAGRDTQMGGNIGRAVMTLDPPEPERHYVVECSSYQIDLAPSINPTAGILLNLTPDHLDRHGTMAHYASIKERLVAGSDTAIIGVDDSWCAQIADRLERAGKQVIRISKRLPLTDGYFADGTDLMEAMNGRYSRVAFLEGIGSLRGQHNAQNALAAVAACLRVGLELGEIQAGLESFPGLAHRMEQVGRKDHVLFINDSKATNADAAAPALSSFNRIYWIAGGLPKEGGIEPLRGFFPRIAKAYLIGEAAPAFSATLGEAVPYEISGTLAAAVEHAAHDAASDTGGEAVVLLSPACASFDQFKNFEVRGEAFRQAATAIDGVKPIGGPR from the coding sequence TTGATCCCCGCCGCATCCTTCTCTGGCAAACGCGTTTCGCTCTTCGGGCTGGGCGGTTCGGGGATTGCCACCGCGCATGCGCTGATCGCCGGCGGCGCCGAGATCCTCGCCTGGGACGACAATCCGGACAGCGTCGCCAAGGCCGCCGCCGCCGGGATTGCCACCGGCGACCTGCGCGCCGCCGATTGGTCGCGCTTCGCCGCCTTCGTTCTGTCGCCCGGCGTGCCGCTCACGCACCCGAAGCCGCATTGGGCGGTGGAGCTGGCGCGCGGCGCCGGCGTCGAGGTGATCGGCGACATCGAGCTGTTCTGCCGCGAGCGCAATCAGCGCGCGCCGAGCGCTCCCTTCATCGCGATCACCGGCACCAACGGCAAGTCCACGACGACGGCGCTGACGGCGCACATACTGAAATCAGCCGGACGTGATACCCAAATGGGCGGCAATATCGGCCGCGCCGTCATGACGCTCGATCCGCCGGAACCCGAGCGGCACTATGTGGTGGAGTGTTCCTCCTACCAGATCGATCTCGCGCCCTCGATCAATCCGACCGCCGGCATCCTGCTCAACCTGACGCCCGACCATCTCGACCGTCACGGCACGATGGCGCATTACGCCTCGATCAAGGAAAGGCTGGTCGCCGGCAGCGACACCGCCATCATCGGCGTTGACGATTCCTGGTGCGCCCAGATCGCCGACCGGCTGGAGCGAGCCGGAAAGCAAGTGATCCGCATCTCCAAGCGCCTGCCGCTGACCGACGGCTATTTCGCCGACGGCACCGATCTGATGGAGGCCATGAACGGCCGCTACAGCCGTGTCGCCTTCCTCGAGGGCATCGGCTCGCTACGCGGCCAGCACAATGCACAGAACGCGCTTGCCGCCGTGGCGGCCTGCCTCAGGGTCGGGCTGGAGCTCGGCGAGATCCAGGCGGGGCTGGAGAGCTTTCCCGGACTGGCGCACCGCATGGAACAGGTAGGCCGCAAGGACCATGTCCTGTTCATCAACGATTCCAAGGCAACCAATGCCGATGCGGCGGCACCGGCGCTGTCGAGCTTCAACCGCATCTACTGGATCGCCGGCGGCCTGCCCAAGGAAGGCGGCATCGAGCCGTTGCGCGGCTTCTTCCCGCGCATCGCCAAGGCCTATCTGATCGGCGAGGCGGCGCCCGCCTTTTCCGCCACGCTGGGCGAGGCGGTGCCTTACGAAATATCCGGAACGCTGGCGGCTGCAGTCGAACATGCCGCCCATGACGCGGCCAGCGACACCGGTGGCGAGGCAGTGGTGCTGCTTTCGCCGGCCTGCGCCAGTTTCGACCAGTTCAAGAATTTCGAGGTTCGCGGCGAAGCCTTCAGGCAAGCTGCGACTGCTATTGATGGAGTGAAACCCATCGGAGGGCCACGTTGA
- the rsmH gene encoding 16S rRNA (cytosine(1402)-N(4))-methyltransferase RsmH, whose protein sequence is MMAGHGDDPHAVGGLVRHIPVLLAEVLEALEPKAGETIIDGTFGAGGYTRAILERGASVVAIDRDPDAIEAGRALEQRAGGRLRLVQAPFSTLDEHVESADGVVLDIGVSSMQLDQAERGFSFRADGPLDMRMAQAGLSAADVVNTFKAGDLARIFGFLGEERHAGRIARMIEARREKRLFERTLDLADAIATHIGRAPKDKIHPATRVFQALRIFVNDELGELARALFAAERVLKPGGRLAVVTFHSLEDRIVKRFIADRAEAASRSRHMPDAPARLATFRKSGGGVTPGEAEIAVNPRARSARLRAAIRTDVPARAGDFSIFGLPKLPAVERPGER, encoded by the coding sequence ATGATGGCTGGCCACGGCGATGATCCTCACGCCGTTGGCGGACTGGTCCGTCACATTCCGGTCCTCCTTGCCGAAGTGCTGGAGGCGCTTGAACCCAAGGCGGGCGAGACGATTATCGACGGGACGTTCGGTGCCGGCGGCTACACCCGCGCCATTCTTGAGCGCGGCGCCTCGGTCGTGGCAATCGACCGCGATCCGGATGCCATCGAGGCGGGCCGGGCCCTTGAGCAGCGGGCCGGCGGCAGGCTGAGGCTCGTCCAGGCGCCGTTCTCGACGTTGGACGAACATGTCGAGAGCGCCGACGGCGTCGTGCTCGACATCGGCGTTTCCTCCATGCAGCTCGACCAGGCCGAGCGCGGCTTTTCCTTCCGCGCCGACGGGCCGCTCGACATGCGCATGGCGCAGGCCGGCCTGAGCGCGGCCGATGTCGTCAACACCTTCAAGGCGGGAGACCTTGCCCGCATCTTCGGCTTCCTCGGCGAGGAACGTCATGCCGGCCGTATCGCCCGTATGATCGAGGCCCGGCGCGAGAAACGGCTCTTCGAGCGCACGCTCGATCTGGCCGACGCTATCGCCACCCATATCGGCCGCGCGCCGAAGGACAAGATCCATCCGGCCACCCGCGTCTTCCAGGCGCTGCGCATCTTCGTCAATGACGAGCTTGGCGAACTGGCTCGAGCGCTGTTCGCCGCCGAGCGCGTGCTCAAGCCCGGCGGCAGGCTCGCCGTGGTCACCTTCCACTCGCTGGAGGACCGCATCGTCAAGCGCTTCATCGCCGATCGCGCCGAGGCGGCCAGCAGATCGCGCCATATGCCAGACGCACCGGCGCGACTGGCGACCTTCCGCAAGTCCGGCGGCGGGGTTACGCCGGGCGAGGCCGAGATCGCCGTCAATCCGCGGGCGCGCTCGGCCAGGCTGCGCGCGGCAATCCGCACCGACGTGCCGGCGCGCGCCGGCGACTTTTCGATTTTCGGCCTTCCAAAGCTTCCCGCCGTCGAGCGGCCGGGGGAGAGGTGA
- a CDS encoding cystathionine gamma-lyase produces MSETAKSRAAALAHLRSRDFAKGDPIPLPLTMASIFHSPGDATGFDQYGRFSNPTWHAVEHVLGHLEDAQCVAFPSGMAAISATFFALVKSGDRILLPSDGYHTTRALAERFLKPLGVAYDVRPTSSILDGGFAGYRLVFVETPSNPRLDICDIAPVAQAAREQGAILVVDNTTMTPFGQRPLDLGADIVVSADTKAINGHSDVLFGHVASRNPDIVAKVKDWRETAGGIPGPFEAWLVHRGLETLEVRFDRMCSSAETIARRLKAHRAVSGLRFPGLEGDASHNLARAQMERFGFLISFELASEETAEAFIDNCALIESATSFGGVHSSAERRSKRGDAVPPGFVRLSIGCEPVEELWQAIEASLDHLGP; encoded by the coding sequence ATGTCCGAAACCGCGAAGTCACGCGCCGCGGCGCTCGCCCATCTGCGCAGCCGCGATTTCGCCAAGGGCGACCCGATCCCCCTGCCGCTGACCATGGCTTCGATCTTCCATTCGCCGGGCGACGCGACGGGCTTCGATCAATACGGCCGCTTCAGCAATCCGACCTGGCATGCCGTCGAGCATGTGCTTGGCCATCTTGAAGATGCGCAATGCGTCGCCTTTCCGTCGGGAATGGCGGCGATTTCGGCGACGTTCTTTGCGCTCGTCAAATCGGGCGACCGCATTCTCTTGCCCTCGGACGGCTACCATACGACACGCGCGCTGGCGGAGCGTTTCCTGAAACCGCTTGGGGTCGCCTATGACGTTAGGCCGACATCAAGCATTCTGGACGGCGGTTTCGCTGGCTACCGACTGGTCTTTGTCGAGACCCCGTCCAATCCGCGGCTCGACATCTGCGACATCGCCCCCGTCGCCCAGGCGGCCCGCGAGCAAGGCGCGATCCTTGTCGTCGACAACACGACGATGACGCCGTTCGGCCAGCGCCCGCTCGATCTCGGCGCCGACATCGTCGTCTCGGCCGACACCAAGGCGATCAATGGTCATTCGGATGTGCTCTTCGGCCATGTCGCCAGCCGCAATCCGGACATCGTCGCGAAAGTGAAGGATTGGCGCGAGACGGCCGGCGGCATTCCCGGCCCGTTCGAGGCCTGGCTCGTGCATCGCGGCCTCGAAACACTCGAGGTGCGCTTCGATCGCATGTGCTCGTCGGCCGAAACGATCGCCCGTCGTCTCAAGGCGCATCGCGCCGTAAGCGGCTTGCGCTTTCCGGGTCTGGAGGGAGATGCCTCGCACAATCTGGCTCGCGCCCAGATGGAGCGCTTCGGCTTCCTCATCTCGTTCGAACTCGCCTCGGAAGAGACTGCAGAGGCTTTCATCGACAATTGCGCGTTGATTGAATCGGCGACGTCATTCGGCGGCGTGCACAGCTCGGCCGAACGCCGCTCGAAGCGCGGCGACGCCGTGCCGCCCGGCTTCGTGCGGCTGTCGATCGGCTGCGAGCCGGTCGAGGAACTCTGGCAGGCGATCGAGGCGTCTTTGGATCATCTCGGCCCATAG
- a CDS encoding penicillin-binding protein 2 encodes MIGRLPRIGNLLKRRKKVAEDGSIVVDAARKATGGKARTRIVMTMAVFFTIYTTIAGRLVYLGLQNPDMSGGPQSRVTASRPDIVDRNGEVLATDIKTASLFAEPRRIVDADEAIERLSTVLPEIDYEQTYHKLKSGAGFVWLQRQLTPKQQADIMALGIPGLGFRTEKRRFYPSGETSSYIVGLTNIDNQGISGMEKYIDDQGLTDLQASGLAVARDLRPVKLSIDLRVQHVVRDEVATGMERFHAIAAGGVVLSIKTGEVLAMASSPDFDPNNPYNAQDKDRLNRMSAGLYEMGSTFKSFTTGMALDSGKVTLESRFDASRPIRIGRQTIHDFHSKGRVLSVPEVFIYSSNIGSAKEAEAVGIEGHREFLHRLGVLEKMQTELPEVARPTEPKVWKQVNSITIAFGHGVSTTPLQTAVGCAALMSGYLIEPTFLPRTAEQAMEVAKRVVKEKTVEGMRYLYALNAEKGSGKNARVPGYRVGGKTGTAEKVVNGRYSKEKNFNAFVAAFPMDDPQYIVLTIADEPKPEKPGMGNTAASNAGIMAANIIRRAASMLGVKPDFSHENGATLVSYQ; translated from the coding sequence ATGATCGGCAGGCTTCCAAGGATCGGCAACCTGCTGAAGCGTCGAAAGAAGGTGGCCGAGGACGGCTCGATCGTCGTCGACGCCGCCCGCAAGGCGACCGGCGGCAAAGCCAGGACCCGCATCGTCATGACGATGGCGGTGTTCTTCACCATCTATACGACCATTGCCGGCCGCCTGGTCTATCTCGGCCTGCAGAACCCGGACATGTCGGGCGGCCCGCAAAGCCGGGTCACGGCTTCGCGGCCGGATATCGTCGACCGCAACGGCGAGGTGCTGGCGACCGACATCAAGACGGCGTCGCTGTTTGCCGAGCCGCGTCGCATCGTCGACGCCGACGAGGCGATCGAGAGGCTGTCGACCGTGCTTCCCGAAATCGACTATGAGCAGACCTATCACAAGCTCAAGAGCGGCGCCGGTTTCGTCTGGCTGCAGCGGCAGCTTACGCCGAAACAGCAGGCCGACATCATGGCGCTCGGCATTCCGGGACTCGGCTTCCGTACCGAGAAGCGCCGCTTCTATCCGAGCGGCGAGACGTCCTCCTACATTGTCGGCCTCACCAACATCGACAATCAGGGCATCTCCGGCATGGAGAAGTATATCGACGACCAGGGGCTCACCGACCTGCAGGCGTCCGGCCTGGCGGTGGCCAGGGATTTGAGGCCCGTGAAGCTGTCGATCGACCTGCGCGTCCAGCATGTTGTGCGCGACGAGGTCGCCACCGGCATGGAGCGGTTCCATGCGATCGCGGCGGGCGGCGTTGTGCTCAGCATCAAGACCGGCGAAGTGCTGGCCATGGCATCGTCGCCGGATTTCGACCCCAACAACCCTTACAACGCCCAGGACAAGGACCGGCTGAACCGCATGTCGGCCGGCCTCTACGAAATGGGCTCGACCTTCAAGAGTTTCACCACCGGCATGGCGCTGGATTCCGGCAAGGTGACGCTGGAGAGCCGTTTCGACGCGTCGCGGCCGATCCGGATCGGTCGTCAGACCATCCACGACTTCCACAGCAAGGGCCGTGTGCTCTCAGTGCCGGAAGTGTTCATCTATTCGTCCAACATCGGCTCGGCCAAGGAAGCCGAGGCGGTCGGCATTGAGGGACACCGCGAATTTCTGCACCGCCTCGGTGTGCTGGAAAAGATGCAGACCGAGCTGCCTGAAGTAGCGCGCCCGACCGAGCCCAAGGTCTGGAAGCAGGTCAATTCGATCACCATTGCCTTCGGCCATGGCGTGTCGACGACGCCGCTGCAGACCGCCGTCGGCTGCGCCGCGCTGATGAGCGGCTATCTGATCGAGCCTACCTTCCTGCCGCGCACGGCGGAGCAGGCCATGGAGGTAGCCAAAAGGGTGGTCAAGGAAAAGACCGTGGAAGGGATGCGCTATCTCTACGCACTCAACGCCGAGAAGGGCTCCGGCAAGAACGCCAGGGTTCCAGGCTACCGCGTCGGCGGCAAGACCGGCACAGCGGAGAAGGTCGTCAATGGCCGCTACTCGAAGGAGAAGAATTTCAACGCCTTCGTCGCCGCCTTCCCGATGGACGATCCGCAATATATCGTGCTGACGATCGCTGACGAGCCGAAGCCGGAAAAGCCCGGGATGGGCAACACGGCTGCCTCGAATGCGGGCATCATGGCAGCCAACATCATCAGACGCGCGGCTTCCATGCTTGGCGTGAAGCCAGATTTCAGCCATGAAAATGGTGCAACGCTGGTTTCCTATCAGTGA
- a CDS encoding UDP-N-acetylmuramoylalanyl-D-glutamyl-2,6-diaminopimelate--D-alanyl-D-alanine ligase: MNLLWTSEALVEAMGGRPIGTLPEGITGISIDSRSLEPGDAFFAIKGETMDGHDFATAAVKAGAAVLVVAEGKLPSLGRLTAPMIVVQDVLAALEKLGVAARARSRAKIIAVTGSAGKTTTKEALRHVLSAVGKVHASAQSFNNHWGVPLTLARMPEACDYAVFEIGMNHPGEIRPLVKMVRPHVAIVTLIAAAHLGFFKNLDEIAMAKAEIFEGVEPGGGALLNRDDPRWKLLGKMAKEAGVEHVFGFGENVRSAFRLAGCELHADHSDIVVKIGKKDVTARVGAPGRHIVQNVLAVLGAAQLVGADLDKVAAALADLSAERGRGRRHILRHPNGPITLIDESYNANPASMAAAMALLNATPVSGEGRRIAVLGDMLELGGHSAKLHAALAELIVGTGTRNVFLGGPEMRALADVLPSDVETEYRAGAEELKPVVMSAIRPGDVVMVKSSKGIGFSKLVEALLGKFPAEATTIEPT; encoded by the coding sequence ATGAACCTGCTCTGGACGTCGGAGGCTCTCGTCGAAGCCATGGGTGGCAGGCCGATCGGCACGCTGCCGGAAGGCATCACCGGCATCTCCATCGACAGCCGCAGCCTTGAGCCCGGCGATGCTTTCTTCGCCATCAAGGGCGAGACGATGGACGGCCACGATTTCGCGACCGCGGCGGTGAAGGCGGGTGCTGCCGTGCTGGTCGTCGCCGAGGGCAAGCTGCCGTCGCTCGGCCGTCTGACGGCGCCGATGATCGTGGTGCAGGATGTGCTCGCGGCATTGGAAAAGCTCGGCGTCGCCGCGCGCGCCCGCTCAAGGGCGAAGATCATCGCGGTGACCGGCTCGGCCGGCAAGACGACCACCAAGGAGGCGCTGCGGCATGTGCTGTCGGCAGTCGGCAAGGTGCATGCCTCGGCGCAGTCGTTCAACAACCACTGGGGCGTGCCGCTGACCTTGGCGCGCATGCCGGAAGCTTGCGATTACGCGGTCTTCGAGATCGGCATGAATCATCCCGGCGAGATCAGGCCGCTGGTCAAGATGGTGAGGCCGCATGTCGCGATCGTGACGCTGATTGCCGCCGCCCATCTCGGCTTCTTCAAGAATCTCGACGAGATCGCCATGGCCAAGGCCGAGATTTTCGAGGGGGTGGAGCCCGGCGGTGGCGCGCTGCTCAACCGCGACGACCCGCGCTGGAAGCTGCTCGGGAAAATGGCGAAAGAGGCCGGTGTCGAGCATGTCTTCGGCTTCGGCGAAAACGTCCGCTCGGCCTTCCGCCTTGCGGGCTGCGAGCTTCATGCCGACCATTCCGACATCGTCGTCAAGATCGGCAAAAAGGACGTAACCGCCCGCGTCGGGGCGCCTGGCCGGCACATCGTGCAGAATGTGCTTGCGGTGCTCGGTGCTGCGCAACTCGTTGGCGCCGATCTCGACAAGGTGGCGGCGGCGCTCGCCGATCTCTCAGCCGAGCGCGGGCGGGGCAGGCGCCACATATTGCGTCATCCGAACGGCCCGATCACGCTGATCGACGAGAGCTACAATGCCAACCCGGCGTCGATGGCGGCAGCCATGGCGCTGCTCAACGCCACGCCTGTCTCGGGCGAGGGCAGACGCATCGCCGTGCTTGGCGACATGCTGGAACTCGGCGGCCACTCCGCGAAACTCCATGCGGCGCTCGCCGAGCTCATCGTCGGTACCGGGACGCGCAACGTCTTTCTCGGCGGTCCGGAGATGCGGGCGCTGGCCGACGTTTTGCCCTCCGATGTGGAAACCGAATACCGGGCAGGCGCAGAAGAACTGAAGCCGGTCGTGATGTCGGCAATCAGGCCGGGCGACGTGGTGATGGTCAAATCGTCGAAAGGCATCGGGTTTTCAAAGCTGGTCGAGGCATTGCTCGGCAAATTTCCGGCGGAAGCCACAACCATTGAACCGACCTGA
- the mraY gene encoding phospho-N-acetylmuramoyl-pentapeptide-transferase produces the protein MLTLLVDFADKISAFNVFRYITFRTGGALITSALIVFIFGPTIINSLRLRQGKGQPIRADGPQTHFKKAGTPTMGGLMILSGIIGSSLLWANLSSIYVWVVLLVTVGFGSIGFYDDYLKVTKQSHLGFSGKARLAIEFVVAGIAAWVIMHNGQAPFSSSLTFPFAKEFLINLGWFFVPFSCFVIVGAGNAVNLTDGLDGLAIVPIMIAAASFGVIAYLSGNAVFAEYLQIHFVPGTGELAVVLGAVIGAGLGFLWFNAPPAAIFMGDTGSLAMGGLIGTIAVATKHEIVLVIVGGLFVVEILSVIIQVGYFKMTGKRVFLMAPIHHHFEKLGWTESQVVIRFWIIAVILALVGLSTLKLR, from the coding sequence ATGCTCACTTTACTCGTTGATTTCGCGGACAAGATCTCGGCCTTCAATGTCTTCCGCTACATCACTTTTCGCACCGGCGGCGCGCTGATCACCTCGGCGCTGATCGTCTTCATCTTCGGGCCGACGATCATCAATTCGCTGCGGTTGCGGCAAGGCAAGGGTCAGCCGATCCGCGCCGATGGGCCGCAGACACATTTCAAGAAGGCCGGAACGCCGACCATGGGCGGGCTGATGATCCTGTCCGGCATCATCGGCTCCTCGCTTTTGTGGGCGAACCTCTCCAGCATCTATGTCTGGGTGGTGCTCTTGGTCACCGTCGGCTTCGGCTCGATCGGTTTCTACGACGACTATCTCAAGGTTACCAAGCAGTCGCATCTGGGCTTCTCCGGCAAGGCGCGGCTAGCGATCGAATTCGTCGTCGCCGGCATCGCCGCCTGGGTGATCATGCACAATGGCCAGGCGCCGTTCTCGTCCTCGCTGACCTTTCCGTTCGCCAAGGAATTCCTGATCAATCTCGGCTGGTTCTTCGTGCCGTTCTCCTGCTTCGTCATCGTCGGTGCCGGCAATGCTGTGAACCTGACCGACGGGCTCGACGGCCTGGCGATCGTGCCGATCATGATCGCGGCGGCGTCCTTCGGCGTCATCGCCTATCTTTCCGGTAATGCGGTCTTCGCCGAATATCTGCAGATCCACTTCGTTCCCGGCACCGGCGAACTCGCCGTCGTGCTCGGCGCGGTGATCGGCGCCGGCCTCGGCTTCCTGTGGTTCAACGCGCCGCCCGCCGCGATCTTCATGGGCGACACCGGATCGCTGGCCATGGGCGGCCTGATCGGCACCATCGCGGTCGCCACCAAGCACGAGATCGTGCTGGTCATCGTCGGGGGCCTGTTCGTGGTGGAGATCCTCTCTGTCATCATCCAGGTCGGCTACTTCAAGATGACCGGCAAGCGCGTCTTCCTGATGGCGCCGATCCATCATCATTTCGAAAAGCTCGGCTGGACCGAAAGCCAGGTGGTGATCCGCTTCTGGATCATCGCCGTCATCCTGGCGCTGGTCGGCCTCTCCACCCTCAAGCTCAGATAG
- a CDS encoding UDP-N-acetylmuramoyl-L-alanyl-D-glutamate--2,6-diaminopimelate ligase, with the protein MHLKDLAGILPVEGTASPDLEVTGISSDSRQVRPGVVFFALAGSKADGSAYAADATSRGAAAIVAGKGNAISGLSIPVLGVDDPRLALALSAARFFGKQPETMVAVTGTSGKTSVAAFTRQIWEQAGFAAASIGTTGVVAPGRNEYGSLTTPDPVALHKLLKELADAGVTHASMEASSHGLDQRRLDGVRLAAGGFTNLGRDHMDYHPTVEDYHRAKLRLFDALLPRGAPAVIFADDPWSEPTIKAARVAGLKVLTVGRHGDFLTLKRVEHERRRQRAEVEVDGVLHEIDLPLAGDFQIANALVSAGLAISTGTSVGKALAALEKLKGAPGRLDLVGTTAAGAPVYVDYAHKPDALENVLTSVRPFTTGRVVVVFGCGGDRDRGKRPIMGEIATRLADVVIVTDDNPRTEIPETIRAAILAAAPGAIEIGDRRKAIHEAVAMLHAGDTLIVAGKGHEEGQTIGTETFHFSDHEEVREALQERAA; encoded by the coding sequence ATGCATCTGAAAGATCTAGCCGGTATCCTGCCTGTCGAGGGAACAGCTTCCCCCGATCTGGAAGTGACCGGAATTTCCTCCGATTCCCGCCAGGTAAGACCGGGTGTTGTCTTCTTCGCGCTCGCCGGCAGCAAGGCGGATGGTTCGGCCTATGCCGCCGACGCCACCAGCCGAGGCGCAGCCGCAATCGTGGCGGGCAAAGGAAATGCCATCTCCGGCCTGTCGATCCCGGTTCTTGGCGTGGACGATCCGCGGCTGGCGCTGGCGCTGAGCGCGGCGCGCTTCTTCGGCAAGCAGCCTGAAACGATGGTCGCCGTCACCGGAACCAGCGGCAAGACGTCTGTCGCCGCCTTCACCCGACAGATCTGGGAGCAGGCAGGATTTGCCGCCGCTTCGATCGGGACGACGGGTGTGGTGGCGCCCGGCCGCAACGAATATGGCTCGCTGACCACGCCGGATCCGGTAGCGCTGCACAAGCTGCTGAAGGAACTGGCCGATGCCGGCGTCACCCACGCTTCGATGGAGGCCTCGAGCCACGGGCTCGACCAGCGCCGTCTCGATGGCGTCAGGCTCGCCGCCGGCGGCTTCACCAATCTCGGTCGCGACCACATGGACTACCATCCGACGGTCGAGGACTATCATCGCGCCAAGCTGCGCCTGTTCGACGCGCTGCTGCCGAGAGGCGCGCCGGCCGTCATCTTTGCCGACGACCCGTGGTCGGAGCCGACGATCAAAGCCGCGCGGGTGGCGGGGCTGAAGGTGCTCACCGTCGGCCGCCATGGCGATTTCCTCACGCTGAAGCGCGTCGAGCATGAACGGCGCCGTCAGCGCGCCGAGGTTGAAGTCGACGGCGTCCTCCACGAAATCGACCTGCCGCTCGCCGGCGATTTCCAGATCGCCAACGCGCTGGTTTCAGCCGGCCTCGCCATCTCGACTGGAACATCCGTCGGTAAGGCTTTGGCGGCATTGGAGAAACTGAAAGGCGCGCCGGGGCGGCTCGACCTCGTCGGCACGACGGCGGCCGGGGCTCCTGTCTATGTCGACTACGCGCACAAGCCGGATGCGCTGGAAAACGTGCTGACCTCGGTTCGCCCTTTCACCACGGGCCGCGTGGTCGTAGTTTTCGGCTGCGGCGGCGATCGCGATCGCGGCAAACGGCCGATCATGGGCGAGATCGCGACCAGGCTCGCCGATGTCGTCATCGTCACTGACGACAATCCGCGCACGGAAATTCCCGAAACCATCCGGGCGGCCATCCTTGCCGCGGCGCCCGGCGCCATCGAAATCGGCGACCGGCGCAAGGCGATCCATGAGGCGGTTGCCATGCTTCACGCCGGCGATACGCTGATCGTCGCAGGCAAAGGACATGAGGAAGGCCAGACCATCGGCACCGAAACCTTCCACTTCTCCGACCATGAGGAAGTGCGCGAGGCGCTGCAGGAGCGCGCTGCATGA
- a CDS encoding transglycosylase SLT domain-containing protein, producing the protein MQKLTVVAAAVAAGVMTFAFGPANSAPLSLRAADNGFAATPATPKTASDPKAAKPKKTDETKVQKAAALKSARSAPKRGAKRGKRSVDMTMTASIHPEKPVSSSSAIGGGAAGGQYSAIIARYAASYGVPVSLANAVIKIESNYRPNMVGSAGEIGLMQIKPATARMMGYTGSAKGLFNPDTNIKYGMKYLAMAQGLGGGTTCGTILKYNAGHGARRMNPVSAAYCSKVKVQMAALGSPA; encoded by the coding sequence ATGCAGAAATTGACCGTTGTAGCGGCAGCCGTTGCTGCCGGAGTGATGACTTTTGCCTTCGGCCCGGCGAACAGCGCGCCGCTGAGCTTGCGGGCCGCCGACAATGGGTTCGCGGCAACCCCCGCAACGCCGAAGACGGCCTCGGATCCCAAAGCCGCAAAGCCAAAGAAAACCGATGAGACGAAAGTGCAAAAGGCCGCCGCATTGAAGTCGGCAAGATCAGCGCCGAAACGCGGTGCGAAGCGCGGCAAGCGGAGCGTCGACATGACGATGACGGCGTCCATTCACCCGGAGAAGCCCGTATCGTCGTCTTCGGCCATCGGCGGCGGGGCTGCCGGCGGCCAATATTCTGCGATCATCGCCCGCTATGCGGCAAGCTATGGCGTCCCGGTCTCGCTCGCCAATGCAGTCATCAAGATCGAGAGCAATTACCGGCCGAACATGGTCGGCAGCGCCGGTGAGATCGGCCTGATGCAGATCAAGCCGGCGACGGCGCGGATGATGGGCTATACGGGTTCGGCCAAGGGACTGTTCAACCCCGATACCAACATCAAATACGGCATGAAGTACCTTGCCATGGCGCAGGGCCTCGGCGGCGGCACCACCTGCGGCACGATCCTGAAATACAATGCCGGCCACGGTGCAAGGCGGATGAATCCGGTTTCGGCCGCCTATTGCAGCAAGGTCAAGGTGCAGATGGCGGCGCTCGGCTCGCCGGCATAA
- the mraZ gene encoding division/cell wall cluster transcriptional repressor MraZ produces MDRFLSNAVNRIDAKGRVSVPAHFRAVVQKRGYAELYALRCLDLPAMDVGGLDLLDRYEQRIALEDLFLQTADDMSFFCHGDGTFLKLDQDGRITMTDFIRDHTGISNEVAFVGRGNFFQIWEPGRLAAYGAQARARLLQLRQGTKPGERPE; encoded by the coding sequence GTGGACCGATTTCTGTCAAACGCAGTGAACAGGATCGATGCCAAGGGACGGGTGTCGGTCCCGGCGCATTTCCGCGCGGTCGTGCAGAAACGTGGCTATGCGGAGCTCTATGCGCTACGCTGTCTGGACCTTCCGGCGATGGACGTCGGCGGGCTCGATCTGCTCGATCGCTACGAGCAGCGGATCGCGCTCGAGGATCTCTTCCTGCAGACGGCGGACGATATGTCGTTCTTCTGCCATGGCGACGGGACGTTCCTGAAACTCGACCAGGACGGCCGCATCACGATGACCGATTTCATTCGCGACCACACGGGTATCTCGAACGAGGTGGCGTTTGTCGGCCGCGGCAATTTCTTTCAGATCTGGGAACCGGGCCGGCTTGCCGCCTATGGCGCGCAGGCGCGGGCCAGGCTTTTGCAGCTTCGGCAGGGGACGAAGCCCGGGGAGCGACCGGAATGA